The following proteins come from a genomic window of Thermodesulfovibrionales bacterium:
- the truA gene encoding tRNA pseudouridine(38-40) synthase TruA has product MRKIRLLIEYRGTNYHGWQKQKGKITIQSAIEERLNRITGEEIKLIGAGRTDAGVHALGQVAVFKTESRHHPEVFKRALNSLLPPDIRIIDSSEVSLDFHPRFSARAKSYIYLIYLEKKPPVFLADLCWAIPHELDLKAIRSASQRITGRHDFSGFRAAGCGARTTIRTISELSIEEQDEVSIAGIKIKGKLIVFQITGDAFLRYMVRNIVGTLLEIGRGKRDISSIEEILLRGDRRLAGITAPARGLFLKEVYY; this is encoded by the coding sequence ATGCGGAAGATCAGACTATTAATAGAATACAGGGGTACAAATTATCATGGCTGGCAGAAGCAGAAGGGAAAAATAACGATTCAGTCAGCAATTGAAGAGAGGCTTAATAGAATAACAGGAGAGGAAATAAAACTTATTGGAGCTGGAAGAACAGATGCAGGAGTCCATGCGCTCGGTCAGGTTGCCGTCTTCAAAACAGAAAGCAGACATCATCCAGAGGTATTTAAAAGGGCATTAAACAGCCTTCTTCCACCTGACATCAGGATAATTGATTCCTCAGAGGTGTCACTTGATTTTCATCCACGCTTTTCTGCAAGGGCAAAGAGCTATATCTATCTTATCTATCTTGAGAAAAAACCGCCTGTTTTCTTGGCAGACCTGTGCTGGGCAATTCCTCATGAGCTTGACCTTAAGGCAATTAGAAGTGCTTCTCAGCGTATTACAGGAAGGCATGATTTCTCGGGATTCAGGGCCGCTGGCTGCGGAGCCCGCACAACAATAAGAACAATATCTGAGCTATCAATTGAAGAGCAGGATGAAGTTTCCATTGCAGGAATAAAGATAAAAGGCAAATTAATAGTTTTTCAAATTACCGGTGATGCCTTTTTAAGGTACATGGTGAGGAATATAGTTGGAACTCTTTTAGAGATCGGCAGGGGTAAAAGAGATATTTCCTCAATTGAGGAGATACTTCTCAGAGGAGACAGACGCCTTGCAGGCATTACTGCACCAGCAAGGGGTCTGTTCCTCAAGGAGGTTTATTATTAA
- a CDS encoding TraR/DksA C4-type zinc finger protein has product MAKKEKKLSKKTKKATTLMKVKKKAKPVKKAKKAEKKKAIKRKRVTEKKEIKSSTTVVTAPPGAVTDAERKEKLKRFLLNMREKILSEAKTEIAKYMKGETKQIVETALDDGDWSVVDLAEDISLRQLTAHRENLIKVDTALRKLEEGTYGICEECGEEITEERLKILPFAIYCRECQERKEILEKIEKEYE; this is encoded by the coding sequence ATGGCAAAAAAGGAAAAAAAGCTCTCTAAAAAAACAAAGAAGGCAACAACTCTAATGAAGGTAAAGAAAAAGGCAAAGCCCGTAAAAAAGGCTAAAAAGGCTGAAAAGAAAAAGGCTATTAAAAGAAAGAGAGTAACTGAAAAAAAGGAGATTAAGAGTTCTACCACTGTAGTGACTGCACCACCTGGTGCTGTTACAGATGCTGAAAGGAAAGAGAAATTAAAAAGATTCCTGCTCAACATGCGGGAAAAGATTCTTTCTGAGGCAAAAACAGAGATAGCAAAGTACATGAAGGGTGAGACAAAGCAGATAGTGGAAACAGCCCTGGATGATGGAGACTGGTCAGTAGTCGACCTTGCAGAGGATATAAGTCTCAGGCAGCTGACTGCACACAGAGAGAATCTCATAAAGGTTGATACAGCATTGAGGAAACTAGAGGAAGGCACCTATGGCATTTGTGAAGAATGCGGTGAGGAGATAACGGAAGAGCGGTTAAAGATACTTCCTTTTGCAATATACTGCAGGGAGTGTCAGGAGAGAAAAGAGATACTTGAGAAGATAGAGAAAGAGTATGAGTGA
- the frr gene encoding ribosome recycling factor: MEPQLKKRLTERMDATIEVFRRELASVRTGRATLALLDGITVDYYGDQTPLNQVATLTVPEPRLITIQPWEQRLIPEIEKAIMKSDLGLTPANDGKVIRLAIPPLTEERRKELVKVVKKRAEEARVALRNIRRDILEDIKKMQKEKSLSEDEIKRWNDEVQKITDSYIKKVDEMLAHKEKEIMEV; encoded by the coding sequence ATGGAACCTCAGTTAAAAAAGAGACTTACAGAAAGGATGGATGCTACGATAGAGGTTTTCAGAAGGGAGCTTGCCTCAGTCAGAACTGGCAGGGCAACCCTGGCACTTCTTGATGGAATAACAGTAGATTATTATGGAGATCAGACACCACTGAATCAGGTTGCAACACTCACAGTTCCGGAACCAAGGCTCATTACCATACAGCCGTGGGAACAGAGGCTTATTCCTGAGATAGAGAAGGCTATTATGAAATCAGACTTGGGGCTTACACCTGCGAACGATGGAAAGGTCATAAGACTGGCCATACCACCTCTTACAGAGGAAAGGAGAAAAGAGCTCGTTAAGGTTGTTAAAAAAAGAGCAGAAGAGGCACGCGTTGCACTCAGGAACATAAGAAGGGATATACTCGAGGATATAAAGAAGATGCAGAAAGAGAAATCTTTAAGTGAGGACGAGATAAAGAGATGGAACGATGAGGTCCAGAAGATTACAGATTCCTACATCAAAAAGGTAGATGAGATGCTAGCTCATAAGGAAAAAGAGATAATGGAAGTATAA
- the pyrH gene encoding UMP kinase: MARRQKKLRYNRAVIKLSGEALMGNRGYGIDPETVNFIAGEIKEGVKLGAQIAVVIGGGNIFRGVEAATKGMERATADYMGMLATVINALALQNSLEKLGVPTRVQTAIEMKEVAEPYIRRKALRHLEKGRVVIFAAGTGNPFFTTDTAAALRAIEIGAEVIMKATKVDGVYSADPVKFPDAKKFDKISYMDVLNKGLNVMDSTAITLCMDNELPIVVFNLRGKGNIKKALSGRRVGTLVS; the protein is encoded by the coding sequence TTGGCGAGACGGCAAAAGAAGCTCAGGTATAATAGAGCAGTCATCAAACTCAGCGGAGAAGCCCTCATGGGCAACAGGGGCTATGGAATTGACCCTGAGACAGTAAACTTTATTGCTGGTGAGATAAAGGAAGGTGTTAAACTGGGAGCACAGATAGCTGTAGTAATAGGTGGTGGTAATATATTCAGGGGTGTGGAAGCAGCCACCAAGGGAATGGAAAGAGCAACAGCCGATTACATGGGGATGCTTGCCACTGTAATCAATGCCCTTGCTCTACAGAACAGTCTTGAAAAGCTTGGTGTGCCAACGAGGGTTCAGACAGCTATAGAGATGAAAGAGGTGGCAGAGCCCTATATAAGAAGAAAGGCACTGAGACATCTTGAGAAGGGTAGGGTTGTAATATTTGCAGCAGGCACAGGAAATCCCTTTTTTACCACAGATACAGCAGCAGCACTCAGGGCAATAGAAATAGGAGCTGAGGTCATAATGAAGGCTACAAAGGTTGACGGGGTATACAGTGCTGATCCTGTAAAATTTCCTGATGCAAAAAAATTTGATAAAATTTCCTATATGGATGTCCTCAATAAGGGATTAAATGTTATGGATTCAACTGCTATAACCCTCTGTATGGACAATGAACTACCCATTGTGGTATTTAATTTAAGAGGGAAGGGAAATATTAAGAAGGCCCTTTCAGGAAGAAGGGTCGGTACACTTGTAAGCTGA
- the tsf gene encoding translation elongation factor Ts: MSEITAEKVKELREKTGAGMMDCKKALAEAGGDFEKAVDILRQKGLASAAKKSSRKAAEGIVGAYIHMDKIGVLVEVNCETDFVAKTDIFRELVKDIAMQIAASAPQYVSREDVPQEVIEREKAIYRASIDGNKPSQVIEKIIEGKLEKFYADTCLLEQIFIKDPEGKKKVKDLITEAIARLGENIVVRRFARFQVGETAKEAQV, translated from the coding sequence ATGTCTGAGATAACTGCTGAAAAGGTTAAGGAACTCAGAGAAAAGACGGGTGCAGGGATGATGGACTGTAAAAAGGCACTTGCCGAGGCAGGTGGAGATTTTGAAAAGGCAGTTGATATCCTTAGGCAGAAGGGGCTGGCGAGTGCAGCCAAGAAATCTTCAAGAAAGGCAGCAGAGGGTATTGTTGGAGCTTATATTCACATGGATAAAATAGGTGTGCTTGTAGAGGTGAATTGCGAGACAGATTTTGTGGCAAAGACAGATATTTTCAGAGAGCTTGTAAAGGATATTGCAATGCAGATTGCTGCCTCAGCACCCCAGTATGTATCAAGGGAGGATGTGCCTCAAGAGGTTATAGAGAGAGAAAAGGCTATTTACAGGGCATCAATAGATGGAAATAAGCCATCACAGGTTATTGAAAAGATAATAGAGGGAAAACTTGAAAAATTCTATGCGGATACCTGTCTCCTCGAGCAGATCTTTATTAAAGACCCTGAAGGAAAGAAAAAGGTTAAAGACCTTATAACAGAAGCCATTGCCCGACTCGGAGAGAATATAGTTGTGAGAAGATTTGCGAGGTTTCAGGTTGGCGAGACGGCAAAAGAAGCTCAGGTATAA
- the rpsB gene encoding 30S ribosomal protein S2 translates to MAVVTMKELLEAGVHFGHQVKRWNPKMKKYIFGERNGIHIIDLQKTVKAVEEAYEFVKSVAQQGKPVLFVGTKKQAQEAIEEEAKRAGAFYVSQRWLGGMLTNFSTIKKSIEKLRRYERMKEDGTFERLPKKEVAHLTKEMEKLEKYLGGIKYMETLPGAVFVVDPKKEKIAVHEARLLGIPVVAIVDTNCDPDDADYVIPGNDDAIRTIKLLTSKIADAVIDGRASLEKVAEEAATEAAILEKITAEEENV, encoded by the coding sequence ATGGCTGTAGTTACAATGAAGGAACTGCTTGAGGCCGGTGTCCATTTCGGACATCAGGTGAAAAGATGGAATCCGAAGATGAAAAAATACATCTTCGGAGAGAGAAATGGGATTCACATTATAGACCTTCAGAAGACTGTTAAGGCTGTTGAAGAGGCTTACGAATTTGTGAAATCTGTTGCCCAGCAGGGAAAGCCGGTCCTTTTTGTCGGAACAAAAAAACAGGCTCAGGAGGCAATTGAAGAAGAAGCAAAAAGAGCGGGTGCCTTTTATGTGAGTCAGAGATGGCTTGGTGGTATGCTCACTAATTTTTCTACCATTAAGAAGAGTATCGAAAAGCTCAGAAGATACGAGAGGATGAAAGAGGATGGCACCTTCGAAAGACTTCCTAAAAAGGAGGTTGCCCACCTTACCAAGGAAATGGAAAAATTAGAGAAATATCTTGGTGGTATCAAGTATATGGAGACCCTGCCAGGTGCTGTATTTGTAGTTGACCCTAAGAAAGAAAAGATTGCAGTTCATGAGGCAAGACTCCTGGGTATACCTGTTGTGGCAATAGTGGACACAAATTGTGATCCCGATGATGCAGATTATGTAATACCTGGTAACGATGATGCCATAAGAACAATAAAACTTCTCACATCAAAGATTGCTGATGCCGTCATTGATGGCAGGGCATCCCTTGAAAAGGTAGCAGAGGAGGCTGCTACAGAGGCAGCCATCCTTGAGAAGATAACAGCGGAGGAAGAAAATGTCTGA
- the rpmH gene encoding 50S ribosomal protein L34: protein MGGAYTTYHPHKIKRKRTHGFLKRMSTRGGRLVLKRRRQKGRKRLTV, encoded by the coding sequence ATGGGCGGAGCATATACAACTTACCATCCACATAAGATCAAAAGGAAAAGGACACACGGCTTCCTGAAGAGGATGAGTACAAGGGGTGGAAGGCTTGTCCTTAAAAGGAGAAGACAGAAAGGCCGTAAGAGGCTTACTGTCTAA
- the yidD gene encoding membrane protein insertion efficiency factor YidD — protein MLKRILILLIRLYKITLSPLWPGSCRFYPSCSDYSIEALRRYGVLKGSYLSLKRVLRCNPFNPGGYDPVR, from the coding sequence ATGTTAAAAAGGATTCTGATTTTATTAATCAGACTTTATAAGATAACTCTTTCACCCCTGTGGCCTGGAAGCTGCAGATTTTATCCCAGCTGTTCGGATTACTCTATTGAGGCACTCAGAAGATACGGTGTCCTGAAAGGTTCTTATCTATCCTTAAAAAGGGTTCTCAGGTGTAATCCCTTTAATCCTGGTGGATACGATCCTGTGAGGTAA
- the yidC gene encoding membrane protein insertase YidC, which yields MEKRVLIAVVLSLLILVLYQQLFIKPVSTPQAPETGPVKKEEAPVREIVPLQRTPGALGMPVKEQLISVDTPLYRATLSSRCASFSSFELKKYRDKAGNPVNILKHADGLALCIGDDSGFYPDQLIFSIRGKDLLLSENNPSGSIVLEYSSSGISIRRTYTFRYDSYLIDIKDEVSGLQNYWVTLGGDFGIFEVDSSFHTGPVILKDIDRMEFKAKDLDAPRIIEGRIKWIALEDKYFFSGLVPVKEGSQTYRTKVWRTDKPLIALEARAPLNEYKLYAGPKEHDSLKALGLGLEHIIDFGFFSIVARPIFWILKSLYKVIGNYGWAIVILSVLIRIPFTPLITKGQKSMKKLQELQPRLEELRKKYKDDPKRLQMETMELYKKYKVNPFGGCLPILIQLPVFFALYKVLVIAIELRGAPFMLWIKDLSEKDPYYVLPVLMGATMIIQQVLTPSAGDPRQKKLMLFMSGAFTLLFLSFPSGLVLYWLTTNVLGIIHQLYLNRQVD from the coding sequence ATGGAAAAAAGGGTATTAATAGCAGTTGTACTTTCACTCCTTATACTTGTTCTCTACCAGCAGCTATTTATAAAACCTGTATCCACGCCTCAGGCACCAGAGACAGGTCCTGTTAAAAAGGAGGAAGCTCCTGTTAGGGAGATTGTACCTCTTCAGCGAACTCCCGGAGCTTTAGGCATGCCTGTAAAGGAACAGCTTATTTCAGTAGACACACCTCTTTACAGAGCCACACTCAGTTCCAGGTGTGCATCTTTCAGCTCCTTTGAATTAAAGAAATACAGAGATAAAGCCGGTAACCCTGTTAATATCCTGAAGCACGCAGATGGTCTTGCCCTCTGCATAGGTGATGATAGTGGTTTCTATCCTGATCAACTCATCTTTTCTATTAGAGGAAAGGACCTTCTTCTTTCAGAAAATAATCCATCGGGCTCTATTGTGCTTGAATATTCTTCTTCAGGAATATCCATCAGAAGAACATACACATTCAGATATGATAGCTATCTGATTGATATAAAGGATGAGGTCTCAGGTCTCCAAAATTACTGGGTTACTCTTGGTGGTGATTTTGGGATATTTGAGGTTGATAGTTCCTTCCATACAGGACCTGTAATATTGAAAGATATTGATAGAATGGAATTCAAGGCAAAGGATCTTGATGCACCCAGGATAATAGAGGGAAGAATTAAATGGATAGCTCTTGAGGATAAATATTTCTTTTCTGGTCTTGTTCCTGTAAAAGAAGGATCTCAAACTTACAGGACAAAGGTCTGGAGAACTGATAAACCTCTGATTGCCCTGGAGGCCAGGGCACCGCTCAATGAGTATAAACTTTATGCAGGACCAAAGGAGCATGACAGTCTAAAGGCACTTGGTCTTGGACTTGAGCACATAATTGATTTCGGATTTTTCTCCATTGTAGCAAGACCGATCTTCTGGATTCTTAAGTCGCTTTACAAAGTAATTGGAAACTATGGCTGGGCAATAGTTATTCTGTCAGTATTAATAAGAATCCCCTTTACTCCTCTCATTACAAAGGGACAGAAATCCATGAAGAAACTTCAGGAACTTCAACCAAGACTGGAAGAGTTAAGAAAAAAATACAAGGATGATCCCAAAAGGCTCCAGATGGAGACAATGGAACTATACAAAAAATACAAAGTAAATCCCTTTGGTGGCTGTCTTCCTATACTGATTCAGCTGCCTGTATTTTTTGCCCTTTATAAAGTTCTGGTTATTGCTATTGAACTCAGAGGTGCACCTTTTATGCTCTGGATTAAAGATCTCTCAGAGAAAGATCCTTATTATGTTCTTCCTGTATTGATGGGTGCTACCATGATCATACAGCAGGTCCTGACCCCTTCGGCCGGTGATCCGAGGCAGAAAAAACTCATGCTCTTCATGAGTGGAGCCTTTACCCTGCTCTTTCTATCCTTTCCATCAGGACTTGTCCTTTACTGGCTTACAACAAATGTGCTTGGAATAATTCATCAGCTTTACCTCAATAGACAGGTTGATTAA
- a CDS encoding DUF2892 domain-containing protein has protein sequence MARRSGIFLVKTDWWYVERCVWLVAGIDILSSTILAIFQPDWTFSIMIVGLCSILVALTGFCIIGNILFLLGFTPLLRERARPGIKSRLYFMQTDEWYLERYIYLFVGINLSVSSMLARYHNPYWLFFTGFVGTATIIFAFTGFCIMANFLYRIGATPRMCRYL, from the coding sequence ATGGCCAGACGTTCAGGGATATTTCTTGTTAAAACAGACTGGTGGTATGTGGAAAGATGTGTTTGGCTCGTCGCTGGCATTGATATCCTGAGCAGCACAATACTCGCTATATTCCAGCCAGACTGGACATTCTCTATTATGATTGTTGGCCTTTGCTCAATACTTGTAGCCTTAACAGGATTCTGTATCATTGGAAATATCCTTTTTCTGCTAGGTTTTACACCCCTGCTCAGGGAAAGAGCAAGGCCTGGAATAAAATCCAGGCTTTACTTCATGCAGACAGATGAGTGGTATCTCGAGCGTTATATTTATTTATTTGTGGGCATTAATCTTTCAGTCTCATCCATGCTGGCCCGTTATCATAACCCTTACTGGCTTTTCTTTACGGGCTTTGTAGGCACGGCCACTATTATATTTGCCTTTACAGGTTTCTGCATAATGGCAAATTTTCTGTACCGAATAGGTGCAACGCCCAGGATGTGTAGATATCTGTAA
- a CDS encoding CBS domain-containing protein, with protein sequence MKDFLSIYQNINPPFKIGEPVSRVFKTELTSEVSSLSIITTHINADFDALASIVAARKLYPEALVVLPGSMEKRVRQFIEIFNPLPDIKKPREIDKERIKKIIIVDTSSAERLGILKELISGGEKIRARIVIYDHHRNGDLLTEVSKTDIEVNIDDVGATSTLFTEILQKRNIQLTPLEATLLCLGIYEETGSLTFPSTTDRDLIAAAYLLRRGANLNIVSNFLKPFISREELTILTDLLNESKEIIIGKLRFKICKTRIEEYPGEIAHLAHRIMEIENIDGLILLIDIAGKITLIARSNVPELDVSELLSPFGGGGHPYAASASIKDKSLEELELEIAERLKDIVRPQRLAKDIMTTHVIAIEPEANIKEAERELTKYGVNVLPVVKNGKLLGLISRETVEKALFHGFRLHRVMEFAEIDPEVVSPDTPLRDVERLMIEKNQRFMPVVKDGKLVGAITRTDILRTMYEGLMDKEISEPGVPRVRNLSGRLKEQFPEKTMEMLRAAGDVADILGYNAYLVGGSVRDLMMGQRNLDIDIVVEGDGIIFAEKLAELLEKREGVRGIRVRTHERFGTAKIIIPEESQIEPSHIDIATARTEYYESPAALPKIETSSIKKDLYRRDFTINTLAIKLNSRDFGNLIDFFGGQKDLKEKTIRVLHSMSLVEDPTRALRAIRFSERFGFRISKHTENLIKQAANLNLFERLSSQRLYEELSLLFREVSPYRAMERLSEYDLLKVIAPSLKWNEEMKKRFRNLEELLAWHSLSNIKEEVSRDKVSIEAAIYELPGQSLERSLERIGPNRRYISVVQRDIQGAKATIRRLQTLNVSEIDSVRVYELFKDLTIESIFLMASVLDDREVKKLCIRYLTELKDIKPAITGKDLLKLGIQPGPKYSRIFREILYEKLRGRLKTLEEEIDFVKRMVGL encoded by the coding sequence ATGAAGGATTTCCTCTCTATCTATCAAAACATCAATCCTCCATTCAAGATCGGTGAGCCGGTGTCTCGGGTTTTTAAAACAGAATTGACCTCTGAAGTAAGTTCTCTATCTATCATCACAACTCATATCAATGCAGATTTTGACGCCCTTGCGAGTATTGTTGCTGCAAGGAAGCTTTATCCAGAAGCTCTGGTTGTGCTGCCCGGGTCAATGGAAAAGAGAGTAAGGCAATTCATCGAGATCTTTAATCCCCTTCCTGACATTAAAAAACCCAGAGAAATTGATAAAGAAAGGATTAAAAAAATAATAATAGTTGATACATCCTCAGCTGAAAGGCTTGGTATCCTGAAAGAATTGATTTCTGGAGGAGAAAAGATAAGGGCCAGGATTGTTATCTATGACCATCATAGAAATGGTGATCTTTTAACAGAGGTTTCAAAAACAGACATTGAGGTAAATATAGATGATGTGGGTGCTACATCAACACTCTTTACTGAAATATTACAGAAAAGAAATATCCAGCTCACACCTCTTGAGGCAACGCTCCTCTGTTTAGGAATATATGAAGAGACTGGTTCATTAACCTTCCCTTCAACTACAGATAGGGATCTCATCGCTGCAGCCTATCTTCTAAGAAGAGGAGCCAATCTCAATATAGTCTCTAACTTTTTAAAACCTTTTATTAGCAGAGAAGAACTCACAATCCTTACGGATCTTCTCAATGAATCAAAGGAGATAATCATTGGAAAACTTAGATTCAAGATATGTAAAACGAGAATAGAAGAGTATCCTGGAGAGATTGCCCATCTTGCCCACAGGATCATGGAGATAGAAAATATAGACGGTCTTATCCTCTTAATTGATATTGCTGGCAAGATAACACTTATTGCAAGAAGTAATGTTCCCGAGCTTGATGTATCAGAATTATTGTCTCCCTTTGGAGGAGGCGGTCATCCCTATGCAGCTTCAGCAAGCATAAAAGATAAAAGTCTTGAAGAACTTGAGCTTGAAATTGCAGAGAGACTTAAAGATATAGTGAGGCCTCAGAGACTTGCTAAGGACATAATGACCACTCATGTGATAGCAATAGAACCAGAGGCAAACATTAAGGAGGCCGAAAGGGAGCTTACAAAATATGGAGTGAATGTTCTTCCAGTTGTTAAAAATGGTAAACTCCTTGGTCTTATATCAAGGGAGACTGTGGAAAAGGCCCTCTTTCACGGCTTCAGACTCCACAGGGTTATGGAATTTGCAGAGATTGATCCTGAGGTTGTAAGCCCTGATACACCTCTCAGAGATGTTGAAAGGCTAATGATAGAGAAAAACCAGAGATTCATGCCCGTGGTAAAGGATGGAAAGCTTGTTGGTGCCATAACAAGAACAGATATTCTGAGAACCATGTATGAGGGGCTGATGGATAAAGAAATCTCAGAGCCGGGTGTCCCAAGGGTTAGAAATCTATCCGGTAGACTAAAGGAGCAATTTCCGGAAAAAACAATGGAAATGCTAAGAGCAGCAGGGGATGTGGCTGACATACTCGGTTATAATGCCTATCTTGTTGGTGGCTCTGTTAGAGACCTTATGATGGGCCAGAGGAATCTTGATATAGATATAGTGGTTGAGGGTGATGGAATAATATTTGCGGAAAAACTTGCTGAGCTTCTTGAAAAAAGAGAAGGTGTAAGAGGTATCAGGGTAAGGACTCATGAGAGATTCGGCACAGCAAAGATAATAATACCTGAAGAGAGTCAGATAGAGCCCTCACATATTGATATAGCAACAGCGAGAACAGAATATTATGAGTCTCCCGCTGCACTTCCAAAGATTGAGACATCATCAATTAAAAAAGACCTTTACAGGCGAGATTTTACCATAAACACTCTGGCAATTAAATTAAATTCCAGGGATTTTGGAAACCTAATAGATTTCTTCGGTGGGCAGAAAGACCTTAAGGAAAAAACCATCAGGGTTCTGCACAGCATGAGTCTTGTTGAGGATCCCACAAGGGCTCTTAGGGCAATTAGATTTTCAGAGAGATTCGGTTTCAGGATAAGCAAGCATACAGAGAACCTTATTAAACAGGCTGCAAATCTGAACCTTTTTGAGAGGCTCTCCAGCCAGAGACTTTATGAAGAGTTGAGTCTTCTTTTCAGGGAGGTTTCTCCCTACAGGGCAATGGAGCGGCTTTCTGAATACGATCTTCTAAAGGTCATAGCTCCTTCTCTGAAATGGAATGAAGAGATGAAGAAAAGATTCAGAAATCTTGAGGAACTCCTTGCATGGCATTCACTTTCAAATATTAAAGAGGAGGTTTCCAGAGATAAAGTTTCCATAGAGGCTGCTATTTATGAACTGCCAGGGCAGAGCCTTGAGAGATCACTTGAAAGAATAGGACCTAACAGGAGATATATATCAGTTGTCCAGAGAGACATTCAGGGAGCAAAAGCCACCATTAGGAGACTACAGACCCTGAACGTTTCAGAAATTGATTCAGTGAGGGTCTATGAATTATTTAAAGACCTTACAATAGAGTCCATATTCCTAATGGCATCTGTTTTAGACGACAGGGAGGTAAAAAAACTCTGCATAAGATATCTCACTGAATTAAAGGATATCAAACCTGCCATTACAGGGAAAGACCTTCTCAAGTTAGGTATACAGCCAGGACCAAAATATTCCAGAATATTTCGTGAGATACTTTATGAAAAGCTAAGAGGCAGATTAAAAACACTTGAAGAAGAGATCGATTTTGTTAAGAGGATGGTTGGGTTATAA